In Streptomyces sclerotialus, one genomic interval encodes:
- the groL gene encoding chaperonin GroEL (60 kDa chaperone family; promotes refolding of misfolded polypeptides especially under stressful conditions; forms two stacked rings of heptamers to form a barrel-shaped 14mer; ends can be capped by GroES; misfolded proteins enter the barrel where they are refolded when GroES binds): protein MAKIIAFDEEARRGLERGMNQLADAVKVTLGPKGRNVVLEKKWGAPTITNDGVSIAKEIELEDPYEKIGAELVKEVAKKTDDVAGDGTTTATVLAQALVREGLRNVAAGANPMALKRGIEKAVEAVSAALLEQAKDVETKEQIASTASISAADTQIGELIAEAMDKVGKEGVITVEESQTFGLELELTEGMRFDKGYISAYFATDMERMEASLDDPYILIVNSKISNVKDLLPLLEKVMQSGKPLLIIAEDVEGEALSTLVVNKIRGTFKSVAVKAPGFGDRRKAMLGDIAILTGGTVISEEVGLKLENAGLDLLGRARKVVITKDETTIVDGAGDSEQVQGRVNQIRAEIENSDSDYDREKLQERLAKLAGGVAVIKAGAATEVELKERKHRIEDAVRNAKAAVEEGIVAGGGVALLQASSVFEKLELEGDEATGAAAVKLALEAPLKQISVNGGLEGGVVVEKVRNLTVGHGLNAATGEYVDMIAEGIIDPAKVTRSALQNAASIAALFLTTEAVIADKPEKAAAAAPGGMPGGDMDF from the coding sequence ATGGCCAAGATCATCGCGTTCGACGAGGAGGCACGGCGCGGTCTCGAGCGCGGGATGAACCAGCTCGCCGACGCCGTCAAGGTCACCCTTGGCCCCAAGGGCCGCAACGTCGTCCTTGAGAAGAAGTGGGGCGCCCCCACGATCACCAACGATGGTGTGTCCATCGCCAAGGAGATCGAGCTCGAGGACCCGTACGAGAAGATCGGCGCCGAGCTGGTCAAGGAGGTCGCGAAGAAGACGGACGACGTCGCCGGTGACGGCACGACGACCGCGACCGTCCTGGCCCAGGCCCTGGTCCGCGAGGGCCTGCGCAACGTCGCGGCCGGCGCCAACCCGATGGCCCTGAAGCGCGGCATCGAGAAGGCCGTCGAGGCCGTCTCCGCCGCCCTGCTGGAGCAGGCCAAGGACGTGGAGACCAAGGAGCAGATCGCCTCCACCGCCTCCATCTCCGCCGCCGACACCCAGATCGGCGAGCTCATCGCCGAGGCCATGGACAAGGTCGGCAAGGAAGGCGTCATCACCGTCGAGGAGTCCCAGACCTTCGGTCTGGAGCTGGAGCTCACCGAGGGTATGCGCTTCGACAAGGGCTACATCTCGGCGTACTTCGCCACCGACATGGAGCGTATGGAGGCGTCGCTCGACGACCCGTACATCCTGATCGTCAACTCCAAGATCTCCAACGTGAAGGACCTCCTTCCGCTGCTGGAGAAGGTCATGCAGTCGGGCAAGCCGCTGCTGATCATCGCGGAGGACGTCGAGGGCGAGGCGCTGTCCACCCTGGTCGTCAACAAGATCCGTGGCACCTTCAAGTCCGTCGCCGTGAAGGCCCCGGGCTTCGGTGACCGCCGCAAGGCCATGCTCGGCGACATCGCCATCCTCACCGGTGGCACCGTCATCTCCGAGGAGGTCGGCCTCAAGCTGGAGAACGCCGGTCTCGACCTGCTCGGCCGCGCCCGCAAGGTCGTCATCACCAAGGACGAGACCACCATCGTCGACGGTGCCGGTGACAGCGAGCAGGTTCAGGGCCGCGTCAACCAGATCCGCGCCGAGATCGAGAACTCGGACAGCGACTACGACCGCGAGAAGCTGCAGGAGCGCCTGGCGAAGCTCGCCGGCGGTGTTGCGGTCATCAAGGCCGGTGCCGCGACCGAGGTCGAGCTCAAGGAGCGCAAGCACCGCATCGAGGACGCCGTCCGCAACGCGAAGGCGGCCGTCGAGGAGGGCATCGTCGCCGGCGGTGGCGTGGCCCTGCTGCAGGCCTCCTCGGTCTTCGAGAAGCTCGAGCTCGAGGGCGACGAGGCCACCGGTGCCGCCGCTGTGAAGCTGGCCCTGGAGGCTCCGCTGAAGCAGATCTCCGTCAACGGCGGCCTCGAGGGCGGCGTTGTCGTGGAGAAGGTGCGCAACCTGACCGTGGGCCACGGCCTGAACGCCGCGACCGGCGAGTACGTCGACATGATCGCCGAGGGCATCATCGACCCCGCCAAGGTCACCCGCTCCGCGCTGCAGAACGCCGCCTCCATCGCGGCGCTGTTCCTCACCACCGAGGCCGTCATCGCCGACAAGCCGGAGAAGGCCGCCGCGGCCGCTCCGGGCGGCATGCCCGGCGGTGACATGGACTTCTGA